The proteins below come from a single Caulobacter flavus genomic window:
- a CDS encoding histidine kinase famiy protein, protein MGQGEPEPRTRVGAGHHCTAWKSALTADDDHSRPDLPEDIEGGGQSRGVPANGTLDDGPSEPLGAAGRRHWRESTITRPDLNERGGVFFAAVEMTRMPMILTDPNKPDNPIVFANKAFLDLTGYEEAEILGRNCRFLQGPGSDREAIAEMREAVAKADAISLEILNYKRDGSPFWNAVFIGPVYDTSGELLYFFASQLDVSRRRNSEQAYRQSQKMEAIGQLTAGLAHDFNNLLQVVNGNLELLASRPLDNRSLRYIDAARSAAERGAKLTRQLLAFARKTRLEPTAVNLSELIINFGELMESTLGSQIDVQLNLRRRLPAVLLDADHFEMALLNIVINARDAMPGGGVVTITTKSLHLNGDAAARQLPSGDYVAVEVRDEGEGMPRHVLERAMEPFFTTKGVGKGTGLGLAMAHGFVQQSRGRLEIESEPGQGALIRLIFPVAPEATPRVPAPPAASPAPGPIEVAADGARILLVEDNPEVQALAREILASAGYQVTTASSGDEGLAIFSSAPETFDLLFSDIVMPGGRNGIVLAEEVRRLRPELPVLLTTGYNEDLLVEGPARPSLDVIGKPYRRVELLDRVRQALAQTEPSPRRTPSDFGSAEA, encoded by the coding sequence TTGGGCCAAGGCGAACCAGAGCCCAGAACGCGCGTTGGTGCAGGCCACCATTGCACCGCTTGGAAATCTGCCTTGACCGCCGACGACGATCACAGCCGCCCAGACCTGCCCGAAGATATCGAAGGCGGCGGCCAGAGCCGCGGCGTCCCGGCCAACGGAACCTTGGACGATGGCCCTTCCGAGCCCCTCGGCGCCGCCGGCCGGCGCCATTGGCGAGAAAGCACCATCACGCGTCCGGACCTGAATGAACGGGGCGGGGTCTTCTTCGCCGCGGTCGAGATGACCCGGATGCCGATGATCCTGACCGATCCCAACAAGCCGGACAATCCGATCGTCTTTGCCAACAAGGCCTTCCTGGATCTGACCGGCTACGAGGAGGCGGAAATCCTCGGCCGCAACTGCCGCTTCCTGCAGGGGCCCGGCTCCGACCGCGAGGCGATCGCCGAAATGCGCGAGGCGGTGGCCAAGGCCGATGCGATCTCGCTCGAGATCCTCAACTACAAGCGCGACGGCAGTCCCTTCTGGAACGCGGTGTTCATCGGCCCGGTCTACGACACGTCCGGCGAGCTTCTCTATTTCTTCGCCAGCCAGCTCGACGTCAGCCGCCGCCGCAACAGCGAGCAGGCCTACCGGCAATCCCAGAAGATGGAGGCCATCGGCCAGCTGACGGCCGGCTTGGCCCACGACTTCAACAACCTTCTGCAGGTGGTCAACGGCAACCTCGAGCTCCTGGCCTCGCGCCCGCTGGACAACCGGAGCCTTCGCTACATCGATGCGGCCCGATCGGCGGCGGAGCGCGGGGCCAAGCTCACGCGCCAGCTGCTGGCGTTTGCCCGCAAAACCCGGCTGGAACCGACGGCCGTCAACCTGTCCGAGCTGATCATAAACTTCGGGGAGTTGATGGAGAGCACGCTCGGCTCCCAGATCGACGTGCAGCTGAACCTGCGGCGACGATTGCCCGCGGTGTTGCTCGACGCCGACCATTTCGAGATGGCCTTGCTTAACATCGTCATCAACGCCCGCGACGCCATGCCCGGCGGTGGGGTGGTGACGATCACGACGAAGAGTCTGCATCTCAACGGCGACGCCGCGGCTCGGCAACTGCCCAGCGGTGACTACGTGGCCGTCGAGGTGCGGGATGAAGGCGAGGGCATGCCGCGCCACGTGCTCGAGCGGGCCATGGAGCCGTTCTTCACCACCAAGGGCGTGGGCAAGGGCACGGGCCTTGGCCTGGCCATGGCGCACGGCTTCGTGCAGCAATCGCGCGGCCGGCTCGAGATCGAAAGCGAACCCGGACAGGGCGCGCTGATCCGCCTGATCTTCCCGGTCGCCCCTGAAGCCACGCCGCGCGTGCCGGCCCCGCCCGCCGCCTCGCCCGCGCCTGGGCCGATCGAGGTTGCCGCCGATGGCGCGCGGATCCTCCTGGTCGAGGACAATCCCGAGGTCCAGGCGCTGGCGCGCGAAATCCTGGCCAGCGCCGGCTACCAGGTGACTACGGCCTCGTCGGGCGACGAGGGCTTGGCGATCTTCTCATCCGCGCCCGAAACCTTCGACCTGCTCTTCAGCGATATCGTCATGCCGGGCGGACGCAATGGTATCGTGCTCGCCGAGGAGGTCCGGCGCCTGCGGCCGGAGCTGCCGGTGCTGCTGACCACGGGCTACAACGAGGATCTCCTGGTCGAAGGGCCGGCGCGACCCTCGCTCGACGTGATCGGCAAGCCTTATCGGCGGGTCGAGCTTCTGGATCGCGTTCGCCAGGCGCTGGCCCAGACTGAACCTTCGCCGCGTCGGACGCCGTCCGATTTCGGGTCCGCCGAAGCATAA
- a CDS encoding PAS domain-containing protein: MNADAEGLPRAASRQLQGGGAVGDLIRAYDWSEAGLGPIDAWPAELFTTVQTILSSRVPMVILWGGDGRLIYNEGYAEVCGPRHPAALGGKVLDIWPEARDFNQNVLDRGLAGEALHYAAQPLELWRLGRAEQVWMDLDYTPVRDEAGRPVGILAMVFDITQRVVAEQQLATSARLFGFLDQLGQAISAHNTADDILRVTTRMVGEHLGVSNCAYADMDADQDGFTIQGDWHDAASPSIVGHYSLADFGTLAVRELGAGRPLIVNDNLAELAPHEAKTFQDIGIAATICMPLVKAGRLVALMAIHHKVPHLWTNYELSVIRAVTERSWAHVERVGAEVALRRQEEQLRLATDAAEVGLWDVDVVNDTLYWPRRLKRMFGIVTDRPVSMADFYAGLHPDDLDATTKAYAAAADPAVRELYDVEYRTVGLDDGVVRWVAAKGRGVFDGDRCLRVIGTAIDVTARKADEQALQELNETLERRIVEGIAERRLLVDLVENTDAIIIVMDHGYRILAINRAGIQAFEDAYGARPKVGDNMLALIGDRPDDVAEVKAAWDRALAGEEYTDVRAFGSAEHQRRWFELTFRNYYDAEGDLAGAYQFVYDVTARVAEQRRLAEAEEQLRQSQKVEQLGQLTGGVAHDFNNLLTPIIGSLDMLGRRGLGTDREQRLIAGALQSAERARTLVQRLLAFARRQPLQPTAVDTASLVTGMGELVASTTGPQVRVVTDIAQGLPMAHGDPNQLEMAILNLSVNARDAMPDGGDLKISVAPATAGEKRPAGLAEGHYVKITVADTGAGMDAATIERAIEPFFSTKGVGKGTGLGLSMVHGLVQQLGGALEITSTVGSGTCVTLWLPASTASAPAVDLGETSPGLYVNRLGTVLLVDDEEVVRASTAHMLEEIGFQVIETGSAEHALAVVRERDDLALLVTDHLMPGMNGAQLVRAARLARPRLPALIISGYAEAEGVPLDMPRLTKPFRARELSDAIATLRI, from the coding sequence ATGAACGCCGATGCTGAAGGCCTGCCGCGTGCGGCGAGCCGCCAGTTGCAAGGCGGCGGCGCGGTCGGCGACCTGATCCGGGCCTACGACTGGTCCGAGGCCGGCCTGGGCCCAATCGACGCCTGGCCGGCGGAGCTCTTCACCACCGTCCAGACGATCTTGTCGTCCCGCGTGCCGATGGTGATCCTGTGGGGGGGCGACGGGCGGCTGATCTACAATGAGGGCTATGCCGAGGTCTGCGGTCCTCGCCACCCGGCCGCGCTGGGCGGCAAGGTCCTTGACATCTGGCCCGAGGCTCGGGATTTCAATCAGAACGTCCTGGATCGCGGCTTGGCCGGCGAAGCGCTCCACTACGCGGCTCAGCCCCTGGAGCTTTGGCGGCTCGGGCGCGCTGAGCAGGTCTGGATGGATCTGGACTACACACCCGTTCGCGATGAGGCGGGACGACCGGTCGGCATCCTGGCGATGGTCTTCGACATCACCCAGCGCGTCGTGGCCGAACAGCAACTGGCGACCAGCGCCCGGCTCTTCGGGTTCCTCGACCAGCTCGGGCAGGCCATCAGTGCCCACAACACCGCCGACGACATCCTGCGGGTCACCACCCGCATGGTCGGCGAACACCTGGGCGTCTCCAACTGCGCCTATGCCGACATGGACGCGGACCAAGACGGTTTCACCATCCAGGGCGACTGGCACGACGCGGCCTCGCCCTCGATCGTCGGCCACTACAGCCTGGCCGACTTCGGAACCTTGGCGGTGCGGGAGTTGGGGGCTGGCCGGCCGCTGATCGTCAACGACAATCTCGCGGAACTGGCCCCGCACGAAGCCAAGACCTTCCAGGACATCGGCATTGCCGCCACCATCTGCATGCCGCTGGTCAAGGCCGGGCGCCTGGTCGCCCTGATGGCGATCCATCACAAGGTCCCGCACCTCTGGACCAACTACGAACTCTCGGTCATCCGCGCAGTGACCGAGCGGTCCTGGGCCCACGTCGAGCGCGTCGGTGCCGAGGTGGCCCTACGCCGACAGGAAGAACAGCTGCGCCTGGCCACCGACGCGGCCGAAGTCGGCCTCTGGGACGTGGACGTGGTCAACGACACGCTCTACTGGCCGCGCCGTCTGAAGCGGATGTTCGGTATCGTCACCGATCGCCCCGTCTCGATGGCCGACTTCTACGCGGGCCTGCATCCCGATGACCTCGACGCGACAACCAAGGCCTACGCGGCGGCGGCCGACCCCGCGGTGCGTGAGCTCTACGACGTCGAGTACCGCACCGTCGGCCTGGACGATGGCGTGGTGCGCTGGGTGGCGGCCAAGGGGCGGGGCGTGTTCGATGGCGACCGGTGCCTGCGCGTCATCGGCACGGCGATCGACGTCACCGCCCGCAAGGCCGATGAGCAGGCGCTTCAGGAACTCAACGAGACGCTCGAACGCCGCATTGTCGAGGGGATCGCCGAGCGGCGCCTGCTCGTCGATCTGGTAGAGAACACCGACGCCATCATCATCGTCATGGATCACGGATACCGCATCCTGGCGATCAACCGCGCTGGCATTCAGGCCTTCGAGGACGCCTACGGGGCCCGGCCCAAGGTCGGCGACAACATGCTCGCCCTGATCGGCGACCGGCCCGACGACGTCGCCGAGGTCAAGGCCGCGTGGGACCGCGCGCTGGCCGGGGAGGAGTATACCGACGTGCGCGCGTTTGGCAGCGCCGAGCACCAGCGCCGCTGGTTCGAATTGACCTTCCGCAACTACTACGACGCCGAGGGCGATCTAGCCGGCGCCTATCAGTTTGTGTACGACGTGACGGCGCGCGTGGCCGAGCAGCGGCGCTTGGCCGAGGCCGAGGAGCAACTGAGGCAGTCGCAGAAGGTCGAACAACTAGGCCAGCTCACCGGTGGCGTCGCCCACGACTTCAACAACCTGCTGACCCCCATCATCGGCTCCCTGGACATGCTCGGCCGAAGGGGCCTGGGCACCGATCGCGAGCAGCGCCTGATCGCCGGCGCGCTGCAGTCCGCCGAGCGGGCCAGGACGCTCGTCCAGCGCCTGCTGGCCTTCGCCCGCCGCCAGCCCTTGCAGCCGACGGCCGTCGATACGGCGAGCTTGGTGACAGGCATGGGCGAACTCGTCGCGAGCACGACGGGTCCGCAGGTGCGGGTCGTGACCGACATCGCCCAGGGCCTGCCCATGGCCCATGGCGACCCCAACCAGCTCGAGATGGCCATCCTCAATCTCAGCGTTAACGCCCGCGACGCCATGCCGGACGGCGGCGACCTGAAGATCTCCGTGGCGCCCGCGACGGCGGGCGAAAAGCGGCCGGCGGGCCTGGCCGAGGGCCACTACGTCAAGATCACGGTGGCCGACACCGGCGCCGGCATGGACGCCGCCACGATCGAGCGGGCGATCGAACCCTTTTTCTCGACCAAGGGCGTCGGCAAGGGGACAGGTCTTGGTCTGTCGATGGTCCACGGGCTGGTTCAACAGCTGGGCGGCGCCTTGGAGATCACCAGCACGGTCGGATCCGGAACCTGCGTGACGCTCTGGCTGCCCGCGAGCACGGCGTCCGCCCCGGCCGTCGACCTTGGCGAGACCTCCCCCGGTCTCTACGTCAATCGCCTCGGCACGGTGCTCCTCGTCGACGATGAGGAGGTGGTGCGCGCCAGCACCGCCCACATGCTCGAGGAGATCGGCTTCCAGGTGATCGAGACCGGATCGGCCGAACATGCCCTGGCCGTTGTGCGGGAGCGCGACGACTTGGCGCTGCTGGTCACCGACCACCTCATGCCGGGCATGAACGGCGCCCAGCTGGTTCGCGCGGCCCGACTTGCCCGGCCCCGCCTGCCGGCGCTGATCATCTCCGGCTATGCCGAGGCCGAGGGGGTGCCGCTGGATATGCCGCGCCTGACCAAACCCTTCCGGGCGCGGGAACTGTCGGACGCTATCGCCACGCTTCGAATCTAG
- a CDS encoding Hsp20 family protein, with the protein MSTAFDFTPLYRSMIGVDRMVDLVETALRGGAGAHYPPYDIEKTGEDTYRISLALAGFAPTDLEVTTERNLLVIKGQKASNQAQAGRTFLHQGLAQRAFERRFELADYVVVKDAVHAHGVLSIDLAREVPEALKPRQIPIGLGADRQVLALKPAKARKAA; encoded by the coding sequence ATGAGCACTGCGTTTGATTTCACCCCGCTCTATAGATCGATGATCGGCGTCGATCGCATGGTCGACCTGGTGGAAACCGCGCTGCGCGGCGGCGCGGGCGCCCACTATCCGCCTTACGACATCGAAAAGACCGGCGAGGACACTTACCGCATCTCGCTGGCGCTCGCCGGCTTCGCGCCGACGGACCTTGAGGTCACCACCGAGCGCAACCTCCTGGTGATCAAGGGCCAAAAGGCGAGCAACCAGGCTCAGGCGGGCCGGACGTTCTTGCACCAGGGCCTGGCCCAGCGCGCCTTTGAACGCCGCTTCGAGCTGGCCGACTATGTGGTCGTCAAGGACGCCGTCCACGCCCATGGTGTCCTGTCGATCGACCTGGCGCGTGAGGTGCCCGAAGCCCTGAAGCCCAGGCAGATCCCCATCGGCCTCGGCGCGGACCGCCAGGTCCTGGCGCTCAAGCCGGCCAAGGCCCGCAAGGCCGCATAA
- a CDS encoding response regulator, which translates to MVDDGHSPPQARPLILVVEDEPLVRALACDILEDGGFRSLEAGSAREAIAIIAARTNIAILFTDVDMPGEINGVGLAYLVSKQAPEVKIVVTSGAGARTADDLPANARFLLKPYSPATLIDLIGGLLAAER; encoded by the coding sequence ATGGTGGACGATGGGCATTCTCCGCCCCAAGCACGGCCGCTTATTCTAGTGGTCGAGGACGAGCCGCTCGTCCGCGCGTTGGCCTGTGACATTCTGGAAGACGGCGGGTTTCGCAGCCTGGAGGCCGGCAGCGCCAGGGAGGCCATCGCGATCATCGCCGCGCGAACCAACATCGCCATCCTGTTCACTGACGTCGACATGCCGGGCGAGATTAACGGCGTCGGCCTGGCTTACCTTGTTTCCAAGCAGGCCCCCGAGGTCAAAATCGTGGTGACCAGTGGAGCCGGCGCGCGGACGGCGGACGACTTGCCGGCCAATGCGCGCTTTCTCCTGAAGCCCTATTCGCCCGCGACGCTGATTGACCTGATCGGCGGACTGCTCGCGGCCGAGCGCTAG
- a CDS encoding efflux RND transporter permease subunit, with the protein MNFNLSALAVRERSITLFLIIAMTFAGAFAFMKLGRAEDPSFSIKVMTIVSAWPGATAQEMQDQVAEPLEKRMQELKWYDRSETFTRPGLAFTTLTLKDQIPARELQEQFYQTRKKMADEAPNLPRGVLGPFVNDEYGDVSFALYALKAKGEPQRLLVRQAEILRQRLLHVPGVKKVQIVGEQPQKIFVEFSQARLATLGVSPTEILSALNARNLVTPAGAIETQGPQVQIRLDGALDSLEKIKETPIVVGGRTLKLSDIAQVKRGYEDPATFLIRNGGEPAIVLSVVMKDRFNGLELGKNLEKEAKAISAQMPLGMSFSKITDQAVNIAEAYDEFMLKFFVALAVVIVVSLISLGFRVGVVVAMAVPLTLAGVFVIMLVTGRDFDRITLGALILSLGLLVDDAIIIIETIVVKMEEGKDRISAATYAWGHTAAPMLAGTLVTIIGLMPVGFAKSTAGEYAGNIFWVVAFALITSWFVAVIFTPYLGVLMIPKIKPIEGGHGAIYDTPRYRKLRAMVTWTVENRFKVAAGVGAAMVVAVLMMGAIKQQFFPGSDRPEVLIEVQMPEGQSIGSTSQAVAKVETWLAKQPEAQIVTSYIGQGAPRFFLAISPELPDPSFAKIVVLTPNEKARDALKKRFRQFAAEGAVPGARLRATQIVFGPPSPFPVAFRVMGPNADRVREIAEQVKGVMLTNQGMRQVNTDWGERVPTVNFVLDQDRLRAFGLSSADASQQLQFLLSGVPVTQVREDIRSVEVVARTSGQDRLDPARLGAFTLVGAAGERIPLDQIGRAQIRMEDPILRRRDRLTTITVRGDIDERLQPPDVSVQVQKELQPIIKTLPTGYRIEMAGSIEEAGKANAALAVVFPLMFILMMVVIIFQVRSLSAMFMVLLTAPLALVGVAPTLLIFQQPFGFNAILGLIALAGIIMRNSLILIGQIQINQGEGLDPFHAVIEATVQRARPVILTALAAVFAFMPLTLSVFWSSMAYTLIGGTIGGTILTLVFLPALYAMWFKIKTSPSKSAPQAAAGPTALVP; encoded by the coding sequence ATGAACTTCAACCTTTCCGCCCTGGCGGTCCGCGAGCGATCGATCACGCTTTTCCTGATCATCGCCATGACCTTCGCCGGCGCCTTCGCCTTCATGAAGCTGGGCCGGGCAGAAGATCCCAGCTTCTCGATCAAGGTCATGACCATCGTCAGCGCCTGGCCCGGCGCCACCGCCCAGGAGATGCAGGACCAGGTGGCCGAGCCGCTGGAAAAGCGGATGCAGGAGCTGAAGTGGTACGACCGCAGCGAGACCTTCACGCGCCCCGGCCTTGCCTTCACCACCCTGACCCTGAAGGACCAGATCCCGGCCAGGGAGCTGCAGGAGCAGTTCTACCAGACCCGTAAGAAGATGGCCGACGAAGCGCCCAACCTGCCGCGCGGCGTGCTGGGCCCCTTCGTCAATGACGAGTACGGCGACGTCTCCTTCGCGCTTTATGCGCTGAAGGCCAAGGGCGAGCCTCAGCGCCTGCTGGTCCGTCAGGCCGAGATCCTGCGCCAGCGGCTGCTGCATGTGCCCGGCGTCAAGAAGGTCCAGATCGTCGGCGAACAGCCGCAGAAGATCTTCGTGGAATTCAGCCAGGCCCGCCTGGCCACGCTGGGGGTCAGCCCCACCGAAATCCTCTCCGCCCTCAACGCCCGCAACCTCGTCACCCCGGCGGGCGCCATCGAGACGCAAGGCCCGCAGGTGCAGATCCGCCTCGACGGCGCGCTCGACAGCCTGGAGAAGATCAAGGAGACGCCGATCGTGGTCGGCGGCCGCACCCTGAAGCTGTCCGATATCGCGCAGGTCAAGCGCGGCTACGAGGACCCGGCCACCTTCCTGATCCGCAACGGCGGCGAGCCGGCCATCGTGCTGAGCGTGGTGATGAAGGACCGCTTCAACGGCCTGGAGCTGGGCAAGAACCTCGAGAAGGAAGCCAAGGCCATTTCCGCGCAGATGCCGCTGGGCATGAGCTTTTCGAAGATCACCGACCAGGCGGTGAACATCGCCGAGGCCTATGACGAGTTCATGCTGAAGTTCTTCGTGGCCCTGGCCGTGGTCATCGTGGTCAGCCTGATCAGCCTGGGCTTCCGGGTCGGCGTGGTGGTGGCCATGGCCGTGCCGCTGACCCTGGCCGGCGTCTTCGTCATCATGCTGGTCACCGGCCGAGACTTCGACCGCATCACCCTGGGCGCGCTGATCCTGTCGCTAGGCCTTCTGGTCGACGACGCCATCATCATCATCGAGACGATCGTGGTGAAGATGGAAGAGGGCAAGGACCGGATCTCGGCGGCGACCTATGCCTGGGGCCACACCGCCGCCCCGATGCTGGCCGGCACCCTGGTGACCATCATCGGCCTGATGCCGGTGGGCTTCGCCAAGTCCACCGCTGGCGAATACGCCGGCAACATCTTCTGGGTGGTGGCCTTCGCCCTGATCACCTCGTGGTTCGTGGCGGTGATCTTCACGCCTTATCTGGGCGTCCTGATGATCCCCAAGATCAAGCCGATCGAGGGCGGCCACGGGGCGATCTACGACACCCCGCGCTACCGCAAGCTTCGCGCGATGGTCACCTGGACGGTGGAGAACCGCTTCAAGGTCGCGGCCGGCGTCGGCGCGGCCATGGTGGTCGCGGTCCTGATGATGGGCGCGATCAAGCAGCAGTTCTTCCCCGGATCGGACCGCCCCGAGGTGCTGATCGAGGTGCAGATGCCCGAGGGGCAAAGCATCGGCTCCACCAGCCAGGCCGTGGCCAAGGTCGAGACGTGGCTGGCCAAACAGCCCGAGGCCCAAATCGTCACCAGCTACATTGGCCAGGGCGCGCCGCGCTTCTTCCTAGCCATTTCGCCCGAGCTTCCGGACCCGTCCTTCGCCAAGATTGTGGTGCTGACGCCAAACGAGAAGGCGCGCGACGCCCTCAAGAAGCGTTTCCGCCAGTTTGCGGCGGAGGGCGCGGTTCCGGGCGCAAGGCTGCGCGCCACCCAGATCGTGTTCGGCCCGCCCTCCCCCTTCCCGGTGGCCTTCCGGGTCATGGGACCGAACGCCGACCGCGTCCGCGAGATCGCCGAACAGGTCAAGGGCGTCATGCTGACCAACCAAGGCATGCGTCAGGTCAACACCGACTGGGGCGAGCGCGTGCCGACCGTCAATTTCGTGCTCGACCAGGACCGCCTGCGCGCCTTCGGCCTAAGCTCCGCCGACGCCTCCCAGCAGCTGCAGTTCCTGCTCAGCGGCGTCCCTGTAACCCAGGTGCGCGAGGACATCCGTTCGGTGGAAGTCGTCGCCCGGACCAGCGGCCAGGATCGTCTGGATCCGGCCAGGCTCGGCGCCTTCACCCTGGTCGGCGCGGCGGGCGAGCGCATTCCGCTCGACCAGATCGGCAGGGCCCAGATCCGCATGGAGGATCCGATCCTGCGCCGCCGCGACCGCCTGACCACGATCACCGTGCGCGGCGACATCGACGAGCGCCTGCAGCCGCCGGACGTCTCGGTTCAGGTCCAGAAGGAACTGCAGCCGATCATCAAGACTCTCCCGACGGGCTACAGGATCGAGATGGCCGGCTCCATCGAGGAAGCGGGCAAGGCCAACGCCGCCCTGGCGGTCGTCTTCCCGCTGATGTTCATCCTGATGATGGTGGTGATCATCTTCCAGGTCCGGTCGCTGTCGGCGATGTTCATGGTGCTGCTGACCGCGCCGCTGGCCCTGGTGGGGGTGGCCCCCACTCTGCTGATCTTCCAGCAGCCGTTCGGGTTCAACGCGATCCTGGGCCTGATCGCCCTGGCCGGCATCATCATGCGCAACAGCCTGATCCTGATCGGCCAGATCCAGATCAACCAGGGAGAGGGTCTGGATCCCTTCCACGCCGTCATCGAAGCCACGGTGCAGCGAGCCCGGCCGGTCATCCTGACGGCGCTGGCGGCGGTGTTCGCCTTCATGCCCCTGACCCTTTCGGTGTTCTGGTCCTCGATGGCCTACACGCTGATCGGCGGCACGATCGGCGGCACCATCCTGACGCTCGTCTTCCTGCCGGCGCTCTACGCCATGTGGTTCAAGATCAAGACCTCACCGAGCAAGAGCGCTCCTCAGGCGGCCGCCGGGCCAACAGCCCTGGTCCCGTAG
- a CDS encoding efflux RND transporter periplasmic adaptor subunit, with protein sequence MSSRTLLAALLLGGLAPLAACGGKAGADDPRTAPPLVRVATAGPAAGGERRFSGVVTARVQSDLGFRVAGKVVARLVDAGQTVRRGQPLMRIDATDYALAVSAQTDLVAAARAVAVQTAADEKRLRGLVAAGAISAIAYDQAKAAADAAKAQLDAAEAQARLSRNTAGYAVLIADADGVVVETLAEPGQVVAAGQPVVRLAHAGPREATVALPETVRPALGSAAQTFAFDGDKLGQARLRQLSDAADPRTRTFEAKYVLSGPAAQAPLGSTMVVALPAQPGAATAGVEAPIGALYDTGKGAGVWIVKPGASTVDWRPVQVAAVGAETVTITHGLNGGERFVALGAHLLHQGQRVRVQAGAAQ encoded by the coding sequence ATGTCGTCTCGCACCCTTCTTGCCGCCCTGCTGTTGGGCGGTCTGGCGCCTCTGGCCGCCTGCGGCGGCAAAGCCGGCGCGGACGACCCGCGCACCGCGCCGCCGCTCGTTCGTGTCGCCACCGCCGGTCCGGCGGCTGGCGGCGAGCGGCGGTTCAGCGGGGTGGTCACAGCCCGCGTGCAGAGCGACCTGGGCTTCCGGGTCGCCGGCAAGGTGGTGGCGCGCCTCGTAGACGCGGGTCAGACCGTGCGGCGCGGGCAGCCGCTGATGCGGATAGACGCCACCGACTACGCCCTGGCCGTCTCGGCTCAGACCGATCTGGTCGCGGCGGCCCGCGCCGTGGCCGTGCAGACGGCCGCCGACGAGAAGCGCCTTCGCGGACTGGTCGCGGCCGGAGCGATCTCGGCGATCGCCTACGACCAGGCCAAGGCCGCCGCCGACGCCGCCAAGGCCCAACTGGACGCCGCCGAAGCCCAGGCGCGGCTGTCGCGCAACACCGCCGGCTACGCCGTCCTGATCGCCGACGCCGACGGCGTGGTGGTCGAGACCCTGGCCGAGCCCGGTCAGGTGGTGGCCGCGGGCCAGCCGGTCGTTCGCCTGGCCCATGCCGGCCCGCGCGAAGCCACGGTCGCCCTGCCCGAGACCGTCCGCCCCGCTCTCGGCTCCGCGGCCCAGACGTTCGCCTTCGACGGCGACAAGCTCGGCCAGGCCCGGCTTCGCCAGCTCTCCGACGCGGCCGACCCGCGCACCCGCACCTTCGAGGCCAAGTACGTGCTGAGCGGCCCGGCCGCCCAGGCGCCGCTGGGCTCGACCATGGTCGTGGCCCTGCCGGCCCAGCCGGGCGCAGCGACCGCGGGCGTGGAGGCTCCGATCGGCGCGCTCTACGACACCGGCAAGGGCGCGGGCGTCTGGATCGTCAAGCCGGGCGCATCGACGGTGGACTGGCGGCCTGTCCAGGTGGCCGCCGTCGGCGCCGAGACCGTGACCATCACCCACGGCCTGAACGGCGGCGAGCGGTTCGTGGCGCTGGGCGCCCACCTGCTCCACCAGGGCCAGCGCGTCCGCGTCCAAGCTGGAGCGGCGCAATGA
- a CDS encoding TetR/AcrR family transcriptional regulator: MNTTDPSPPAAGQRGPLEHGIRDQIVDAARAHFSRFGYGKTTVADLAKAIGFSKAYIYKFFDSKQAIGQAICAQCLEKIIESGDVSMAEGKSAAEKLRRFFNGIIAKSVELIFEEKMLHDIAAHAAEERWPPVTAYLASAEERLKEIILLGRETGEFERKTPIDETCEAILLAMLSFMNPLMLKHNLEGLPEDPAKVINLVLRSLAP; the protein is encoded by the coding sequence ATGAACACGACCGACCCCTCCCCGCCTGCGGCGGGCCAGCGCGGCCCCCTCGAACACGGCATTCGCGACCAGATCGTCGATGCGGCGCGGGCCCATTTCAGCCGCTTCGGCTATGGCAAGACCACGGTCGCGGACCTGGCCAAGGCGATCGGCTTCTCCAAGGCCTACATCTACAAGTTCTTCGACTCCAAGCAGGCGATCGGCCAGGCGATCTGCGCCCAGTGCCTGGAGAAGATTATCGAGTCCGGTGACGTCAGCATGGCCGAAGGAAAATCCGCCGCGGAGAAACTGCGTCGATTTTTCAACGGCATAATCGCAAAGAGCGTCGAGCTCATCTTCGAAGAGAAGATGCTCCACGACATCGCCGCGCACGCCGCCGAGGAGCGCTGGCCCCCGGTGACGGCCTATCTCGCCAGTGCGGAAGAACGCCTCAAGGAGATCATTCTCCTGGGCCGCGAGACGGGCGAATTCGAGCGCAAGACGCCGATCGACGAGACGTGCGAAGCCATCCTGCTGGCCATGCTGAGCTTCATGAACCCGCTGATGCTCAAGCACAATCTGGAGGGCCTGCCCGAGGATCCGGCCAAGGTCATCAACCTCGTGCTGCGCAGCCTCGCGCCGTAA